The Coffea arabica cultivar ET-39 chromosome 6e, Coffea Arabica ET-39 HiFi, whole genome shotgun sequence genome contains the following window.
GAAATCTTTGACTTTTTTTCGTAAATGAAGTCATGGAAGATGCTTGAATGCAGTTAGATCCTCAACTATTGGGACGTAGGAACAGTTTAGAAAACCAAACAATGTGATCCGGAATCATTTCTGATAAGCATTACGTAAAGAATGCAGAAATTATTTGCAAAGAAAATGTATTCTACAAACTCAAGGACCATGCATGGGCGCGGTTGGGATTCTTGATGATAAATAGGTCAGGACATGTGAGCGGCGGGTTCATACTTCAATGCGAAAATCATTTACTTCCTCGTCACAGTGAGCAGTGGTCAGATCACGATCACGTTATGTGGTTTTAAAATTGACAAGTCAACCCTCAAAATGAATGCCATCCAACAATAATATATCATTCGGTAATTTCTGTAGTGCATTCACAAAGTTGGAAGATACGTGTGGAAAGCAGATAATATGGCAAAGAAGCCTCCACGTTGCAACCTGACAAGTACGGACCCGAAAGGGAATAATTCCAGAAAAGGAAGTGATGACCTATAACCGCGGTTTGGACATTGGAAATATAGCGTACTGCACAAGCTGGAAATGCATTGGGGGTGAAACGGAATTAACATAAATATAATGGGCTAAGGAGTAAAAATAAACCCGTAACTTTATTAAAACAACCCCAATTTTCAACTCTTTCGTCCATAATAACAACGGAATAACCCATTTTCGTTGAATACAAATGTTAGTGATTGCACAATATCATATTTAAAtgcatttttgaataaagagccaactctttatggctttcctagACTACAACTAAAGATTAAATCCATTTTGAGGACCATTATTATATTCAAACGTGTGTCTCAGTTCAAAAGTTTCAGCTCCCCTTGGCTTTTTTCCATTACAACAACATAATACCCAAGGTGCCATAAAGACAGACtgatttatcggataaaatgcAATTAAACCCGTTGGTGagtaaaagaccagctctttgTGCCTTTCAACCATTACAATGACAGAGTACCCAACGTGCCTTAAATACAAATGTCGGGTTATGGGATAAAATTTAGTTAAAACGGTTGTCTTATAAACGACCAGCTCTTTACGGCTTTCGTCCATCAGACAGTTAGGAGAACCCAAtttccttgaaaaaaaaataatttatcggAAAGCATAAAAATTAACACGCCGGTGTCGGTTCTGTTGTATAAAACACCGAAGACGAAGCGTAAGCGGTACTAAACAAAGCCATGGTGGGGCCATCGAAGAGGAAGCGTATTAGGTACTAAACACAGAGCCATGTTGGGGCCCGCGGTGATGCGTGTGTTTGAAGACAGGTGGCGAGGTCGGAATGGAAGGCAAAAATTTGGTAAAGAGGTGGTGTCTACTGGCGTAAATTCAGGCGCAGGCGGTGACGGTAGATATATCTGAGGAAGGCCCTTCCGAAGCTATGGTGACAGACTGCAGCGGCGTGGAACAGAAGCAGAGAAATCAAAGGTGAGTACTTTTGTCCATAACTTTGAAAAATGGATTAGAATAACGAGTAAAGTACGTCTAGTAGGGTGATTTCTACAGTTCTTGTAAGAGGCAATGATAGAGGAATAAGGAATACGAAATACGAGGTGTAAGACCCTGCGTCTTCGAACAAAGATGAAACGAAACCGGGATATTATCGTAGTTTGTTTGTGCACCGAGCTTTGTGTACGTACGTAAGAAATGTTGGTCCTCTAATTTGTATTAAATTGTGTAAAGGAAATTAAGCAGAAATGAGTGAAGACGTGAAGAAGACGTTGTAACAGGACTAAAGTCTTAAAACAGAGTGATTTGGATGGCCGTGTGGACATGGATAATGGCCCCCATACTGCATTGCGAATGCTTATgtgaaaagaattaaagaaacacACAGTAGAGGTTGAGTTTGTGGGTGTTAATGAAAATGCATGTCGATAGTGGTATTTTATGCTAAAGGTTGATATAATTGCATCAGCCACACTTATAAAAACTGTGTATATGAATGTTAGAGTAATGTTTATCGGTTGCATTTTGTGAAAGTTGTGAGGTAAAGTATGGTTTGTTAACTGAAATGATCGTGTATATATGTTTTGTTCCATTAGTAGACGAGCAGTATTTATGTTACAAACGAAAGCATATGGGGaggctgaaaaaaaaatgttaagcgACCATGGTTAGAAAAAACATTGAACAACCACACAGGGGTTGTAACTATGGGGCAGGATGGGGCGCTTAAAACTCATGACATGGTGCAGGAAACAGAGAACGGATAAATGGGGTTGGATGTTTGCGGCAGGTTAAGGTCATTTGACCTTAACCAAGAACCTGAGTGTGACCGAGACACATTCATTGAAAAAAGCGGTGGTTCAATAGGAGGACACGAAGATGAGGAGGCAGATGAATTGGTGGGCGCAATAGGCGTGGATGACGTAATGAAATTAACATTTGACACGGAAGAAGAAGCTGGGGAATTCTATAATTTGTATGCGAAACTAAGCGGATTTGGGATTCGTAAAAGTAATGCCAAACGAGATGCAGATGGCATTTCAAGATTTAGAAAATGGGTATGTTGCTGTGAAGGTTATAGGAATGAAAAGTGGTTTAATTATGAAGACCGGAAAAGAGAAGCAAAACCAATCACAAGAACCGGGTGTGGGGCTTGCTTTCGCGTGAAATATGACATAGAATCGGTAAAGTATGTGGTGACACGTTTCATTATGGAGCACAATCACCCGCTGGCATCAGAGGCAAGTGTGCAACACATTAGGTCGTATAGAAAAGTGAGCGATGCAGAATATGCACAGGCAAAAAGTCTAAAGTTGGTTGGGGCCAGAATATGCCAGATAATGAAACATTTTGTTATCAAAGCCGGAGGGTATAGTAACGTGGGATTTTGCATTAAGGATTTGTATAACCGAATGGACGAGGAACGTAGAAAAGATATTTTTAATGGCGATGCAGAAGGGGCACTTGGGTTCTTGGCAGCGAAAAAGGATGCcgatgacatgttcttttatAAATATCATGTAGATAACGAAGGAAGATTGGCAAGGTTGTTTTGGGCAGATTCTAAATCTCGTGCGGACTTCAGTGTATTTGGAGATGTATTGGTGTTTGATACaacatacaaaacaaataaataccgCAAGCCACTAGTTGTACTTGCAGGGGTAAACAACCATTTGAACAGTACTGTTTTTGGCTGTGCACTGCTATCAGATGAGAGGATTGAAACATATGAATGGGTGCTAAGTACATTTGTGGAGGCTATGAAAGGTAGAAAGCCAGTAGCAGTGATGACAGATGGGGACAGTGCAATGAGAAGAGCCATAAAGAATCTTCTCCCGGATGCTTGTCACAGGCTATGTTCGTGGCACTTG
Protein-coding sequences here:
- the LOC113738666 gene encoding protein FAR1-RELATED SEQUENCE 5-like; its protein translation is MGLDVCGRLRSFDLNQEPECDRDTFIEKSGGSIGGHEDEEADELVGAIGVDDVMKLTFDTEEEAGEFYNLYAKLSGFGIRKSNAKRDADGISRFRKWVCCCEGYRNEKWFNYEDRKREAKPITRTGCGACFRVKYDIESVKYVVTRFIMEHNHPLASEASVQHIRSYRKVSDAEYAQAKSLKLVGARICQIMKHFVIKAGGYSNVGFCIKDLYNRMDEERRKDIFNGDAEGALGFLAAKKDADDMFFYKYHVDNEGRLARLFWADSKSRADFSVFGDVLVFDTTYKTNKYRKPLVVLAGVNNHLNSTVFGCALLSDERIETYEWVLSTFVEAMKGRKPVAVMTDGDSAMRRAIKNLLPDACHRLCSWHLHRNARSNIRCEEFNNRFYNLMARKCSTLEFEDRWARLVNECGVVENEWVKKLYRRRRLWAEAYLRGHFFAGMRSTQRCEKMNAFLNEYLNEKMRLYEFVRSFDLAIAWLRHTESKAVHTSENTKPVLTTILPELEGSAAEVFTRNVFFMVRKHLNRQGLLISEGWSEDGGSRTYYYSKYGGHERSWRVDYDRSTEKLICTCMKFESKGIPCAHMFRVMVVEGMNRIPEACISKRWTKGVHCTNNGMKAFVADEQLTQMARYGTLKSSCNTMCYYASYMDDAFNDLQQMFDKHSVDLKEKWIDRGYGGDGFAMDSRVRNDRSRRTFGLLDPRVSRSKGDHKHAEAKKKRKCGHCRYYRNCIRSYTVVN